The following DNA comes from Spirulina major PCC 6313.
CTTAGGCGGCGGTTGGACCGCAGAACGGCGTTGCGCAGAGATTAGCCGCCGCCTCGAAGAATACCGCCCCGATGGCCTCGTGGAACTCAGCACCGGCATGGAAAACGGCTATGACACCATCTGTGTGACCACCGAGGATGATCCCACCTGTCGCATCGTCTTAACCGTTCCCCCCGGTCAAGACCCGATCGCCACCCGCGACAGCGTCTTCAATAACCTCACCCTCGCCAACAGCGGCCAACAAACCCAAGGCGTGCCCACCCTCCAAGACCGCAACCGTCCCGGCAATATTCTCGGCGATCTCCGTCAAGTAGGTGATATTTTTGGCGTGGATTTACCCGGTGGCGGTGCAGCGAATCCCGCACCCTCCCGCTCCAACTTCGGCGGCATTAACCTCCGCCCCTTCCTCGCCCCCTCCGATCGCGGCACCGGTGAACAGTTAAATCTCCGCTCCTCTGCACCGACCCCCACCACTCCCGCCAATCGTCGCCCCACTCCCCAGGGTTTACCGATTGATTTTGATATCTAGATGGTGCTCTGGCTCCCTGTTGTTTCTGTGCGTTATGTTGATTGAGTCCCTACGGTGTAGGGGCTTTTTTTGTGCAGCCTCAAAACGGTGCAGCGGAGATCATCGGAGCTAATGGGCGATCTGAGGGCAGGAGGACGGCATGGACGCAGCGGTGCAGAACTATCACCAGTGGGGGTTTGCGGTGGTGCGGGGTCAATTCAGCGGGGCGGCGTTGGCGGCGATCGCCACCGCAACGGCGGCCTGTTTTGAGGCGGTGAATGGTGCGATCGCAACCCACGGCGCGGCTCACGTTGTGCTCCCCCCGTCCTATCGGTTTGACCCCTATTCCACCGCCCTCAACCCCATCGCCCTCGAAGACTTCGGCCTCGCCTCCTTCGCCGCTACGCTCCGGGCTTGTCTCACCGCTACCCCGGATGGGCTGGCATTGTTGGACGCGATCGGCGGTCTCACCCACTGCACCCTAACCCGCGCCACCCTCCGCCACCAATACGCCCCCCATCGCGCCCATCCCCTCCACCACCCCAACCGCTGGCATCAAGAAGGGGCCTACGGTGTGACGTTTCCCCCCACACCCGATCAACCGCCCTACTGCACCCCACCCCCCACGCCCATGGTGACGCTGTGGCTCCCCCTCACCCCCTGCGGCATTGATGCCCCCAGCCTCGAACTCTACCCCATCCCCCAAACGCAGCTTTTCCACTATCACGCCCTCAATGACGCAGACTTAGCCGCCCACTTCGCCCCCACCCCCCCGGAGCTTGTGCAATTAGAGCCAGGGGACGGGGTCTTGGTGCATTGGGGGACGTTACACCGCAGCGGGGTACGGGT
Coding sequences within:
- a CDS encoding COP23 domain-containing protein translates to MRLSRLSLTALGFSLLNTMVFGHVLSVSAQSPNEPAAEEADVVVEPVDNPRFSCQSMEATPTVAYSPVEQPNQQYAWAAPRSLGGGWTAERRCAEISRRLEEYRPDGLVELSTGMENGYDTICVTTEDDPTCRIVLTVPPGQDPIATRDSVFNNLTLANSGQQTQGVPTLQDRNRPGNILGDLRQVGDIFGVDLPGGGAANPAPSRSNFGGINLRPFLAPSDRGTGEQLNLRSSAPTPTTPANRRPTPQGLPIDFDI